A stretch of Henckelia pumila isolate YLH828 chromosome 4, ASM3356847v2, whole genome shotgun sequence DNA encodes these proteins:
- the LOC140860592 gene encoding uncharacterized protein, giving the protein MENELVDRLAKLASSLANIDNRKITFLTYGKEETDESDVTIFCADSEEPSWKDEIIDYLMGGNLPANQVEARKLRVRAAQFTIIDGELYKRGFSSPYLKCLTPAKGNYVLREIHEGICGNHLAGRALAGKALCQRFGIPQTLVSDNETQFFGAKIKYWCKGLSIKQFFTSVRNPQANGRTEVTNRTILQHLKTRLGNAKGKWVDELPSVLWAYQTTPRSSTGESSFNLAYGAEAVAPAEIGEQS; this is encoded by the exons ATGGAAAATGAGTTAGTGGACCGCCTGGCCAAGTTAGCAAGCTCTTTGGCCAACATTGATAATAGGAAAATTACATTCCTAACATATGGCAAGGAAGAAACTGATGAAAGTGATGTTACAATCTTTTGTGCTGACAGCGAAGAACCTAGTTGGAAAGATGAAATAATCGACTATTTGATGGGGGGTAACCTACCTGCTAACCAAGTTGAAGCTCGAAAACTTAGAGTGAGAGCTGCTCAGTTCACGATCATTGACGGAGAACTGTATAAAAGAGGTTTCTCTTCACCTTACCTAAAGTGTCTAACGCCAGCCAAAGGAAACTATGTGCTccgtgaaattcatgaaggaataTGTGGAAATCACTTAGCCGGCAGAGCTCTCGCGGGGAAAGCATTATGCCAAAG ATTTGGCATTCCTCAAACCTTGGTTTCAGACAATGAAACTCAGTTCTTTGGAGCgaaaataaaatattggtgCAAAGGACTTTCCATCAAGCAGTTCTTCACTTCTGTCAGGAATCCCCAAGCCAATGGGAGAACCGAGGTCACAAACCGAACCATTCTACAGCATCTCAAAACACGTCTAGGCAATGCCAAAGGGAAATGGGTAGATGAGTTGCCAAGTGTTCTATGGGCATATCAAACCACTCCACGTTCTTCAACTGGAGAATCTTCTTTCAACCTGGCTTACGGAGCAGAAGCTGTGGCTCCTGCCGAAATTGGAGAGCAATCATGA